The Lutibacter sp. A64 genome segment TATAATTTGAAGTAATAAATAGAAGGTTTTAGTTTTACTCTACTACGCTATAAAATATAAATACTTAATAAACCTCTATTTTTTATTAGTTGTAGTTTTATATTTTGAAGGTGTAATTCCAAATTGTTTTTTAAAACTAACACTAAAGTATTTAACATCATTAAAACCAGCATCAAAAGCTGCTTGAGAAACGTTGTAATTGTTTTCGAGTAATAATTTTGCAGCCTTATTTAATCGTACTCTTTTTACAAAATCGCTTACCGAAGCTCCTGTTACCGCCTTCACTTTTCTATAAAGAGATGATCTACTATACCCCAACTCTTTTGCTATTTCAGGAATTAACACATCACCACTAGTAGACTTATCGAGAACTAATTTTTCTAATTTAGCAAGAAATTTATCTTCAACATTTTCTTTCAATTGGTTTTGTTCTAAATTCTCTTTTTTAGATGTGCTATAAAATTGAATTAACTTCTTTCTATTCTGAAATAAACTCTCAATCTTAGCCATTAAAAAATTAGAATCGAAAGGTTTGGTAATATAATCATCTGCACCAATTTCTACACCTTCTAACCGATCGCTTTCACCTAATTTGGCCGTTAATAAGATAATTGGAACATGGCTCGTTTTTTCTGAATTTTTCAATTCTTTACATAAATTCATTCCAGATTTTTCTGGCATCATAATATCAGAAATTATTAAATCTGGTATTATTTCAAAGGCTTTTTCTACTCCTTCTTTTCCGTTTATTGCTGATATTACTTTAAAATTAACCGATAAAATTTCGCCTAAATAATTTATGATATCTAAATTATCATCAACAATAAGAACAACCTTATCGTTTTTATTAAAGTTAAATTGTACTGGTTCATTATGCATTATATCTGTTTCGTCTATAAAAGGTTTTTGAATGATAAAATTTCCAGATTCTACAAATTCTACATTTTTTATTTTAGAAAAATGTTCTTTATTTTTAAATAATTCTATCTTAAAACAAGACCCAACACCTATTTTGCTTTCTACCAATATTTCACCTTCATGTAAATCCATTAATTTTTTACACAAAGCCAATCCAATACCCGTACCTTCAATAGCATCAGCATTATCTTTATGGTAATATAAATTAAAAATAGAATCTAATGCTTCTTGTTTTATTCCTAAACCTGAATCGGCAATTTTAAGTAAAATAGTACCTGTAGTTTCTTGAATTGTAATTTTAATTTCTCCGCCTTTTGGAGTATACTTAAATGCATTGGATAGCAAATTAAAAATTACAAGTTGTATTTTTTTATAATCGAACCAAGCGTAGTACTCTTTTTCAATTTCAATAATAAATTGAATTTCTTTTTGAACAGCATAAAATTCGAAATTACTTGAAATCTCTTTTAAGAAATGGGTGAAATTATACTTTCCTATTTCTAAGTGATTGTGTTCTGTTTCAGATTTTCTAAATTCGAGCATTTTGTTTATAAGCTCTAACAAAATTTGAGAATTTCTTTTTATCAACTTTAACTTACTTGTGTTTTTACCGTTTTTCTCCTCTCTCAATATATCTGAAATAGGTCCTAAAATTAAAGTTAATGGCGTTCTAAGCTCGTGTGAGAAATTTGTAAAAAACCGAAATCTCTCTTTATTTAAATCTTTTTCTTGTTCTCTTAAAATTTGAGTATAAAAAAGTGAGTTTTGCAGTTTAATTTGATTTGCATAATACTTTAAAACCACAAAAATTATAAATGAAATACTAATTATATACATTAAAACCGCTGGTAATGTTAACCAAAATGGTGGATTAATAATTATTTTAACCGTAGCTATTTGTTGGTCTTTATTACCCACTTCGTGAGCTAACCTTACCTTAAAAACATATTCACCATGTGATAAATTTCTGTAGGTTGCAGATGTAGTAGCACCTACTTTATTCCAATGTGTATCGTAATTTTCTAAAATATATTCGTAGTTAATTCCTCTTGAACTTGGAAAGTTAAGTGCTGCATATTCAATTGTTATAACATCTTGATTATACGCCAACTCAATCTCTTTAACTTTAGAAAGACTTTGTTTTAAAGGCGTTTTATTAATTTCATTACTTACATTAATAGATGTATTAAATAATTTAAAATCTGTAAATATAATTTTTAAAGGATTGTAATCTTTATAAATTTCGTTCGGATAAAAAATATTTAAACCATTAAGCCCTCCAAAAACAGCATATCCATTTTTAGACAAAAATCCTGAATTACCATTAAAAGATCCTACTCTAACTCCGTTTGCAGAAACAAAACTATCAAATTCTTCATCTTCTGTATTAAATAAATTTACGCCATTATTGGTACTCAGTAATAATTTAGACTTGGATTCTACAACTATAGCTTTAACAGTATTATTTGAAAGTCCATTAGTCTCTGTATACTGTGTTACTTTCTTGGTTTTTAAATTAAAATGTATCAACCCTTTAAATCGTGTACCAATCCACAAATCCTCTTCAGAAACAAATTCAACATCAAACACAATATGTGCTTTTAAACTATCATATTCAGGATATGTTTCTATTTTATTTTTTTCATAATTAAACGACAAAATTCCAGTGCCAAAAGTCCCAATCCATAAATTGCCATTTAAATCTTCCGTTATAGCTCTAATATCTAACCAACCTACTTCTGTTATAAAATTAAAATCATCGGTTTCTGGTTTATATAAATGTAAACCACCTCCATTGGTTCCAATCCAAATGCGTTGCTTACTATCTTCAAAAATTACACGAATATCATTACTATTTAAATTTTTATTTGAAAGTCCTTTCTTATAGTGTGTAAATTTTGTTGATCCTGACTTTAACACGTTTAATCCACCGGCATACGTTCCAATCCATAAATTTCCATTACTATCAAAACAAGAACTCAAAATGGCATTATCGCTTATAGAAGTATTATCTAAAGGATTATGTAAAAACTTTTCTACATTATTTGTAAATGGATTAAATTTATACAAACCTCCGCCATCTGTACCTACCCAAATATTATTATTAGTATCTTCGCTAATTCCCCAAGTACTTTTGGTGCTAGACTTGCTGTTATCTTTAGCTAAGTTGTTATACAATCTTAAACTTTCTCCATTTGGGTTAACAACATTAACACCTAATAAATGAGTTCCTATCCAAATATTATCTTGATTGTCTTGATAAAAGGAACTTACCGAGCGATAATTGACACTATCATCAAAACTATTTGGAAAGTAATTTACAAACGTATTTTTTTCTTTTTTTGAAAGAATTTCATTTCTTTTACCTTTTATAATACCCGAGTTTCGGGTACCTAACCAAACAACACCTTCATTGTCTTCAAAAATGCTTAAAATATCGTTATCTGAAAATGAACGGCAATTTTCTAGATTAATTTTAAAATAAGCTTCGTTTTTAGTATTGTAAATTGTTAAGCCAGCATTTGTGCCAATCCATAAATAACCTTCTTTATCTAAATACAACGTATTAATTTCGCCTGATGAAGTAATTTCATCAATTCCATAATTAAAATTTGTAACTTTTTTTGATTCTAAATTAATTTTATTAAGTCCTTTTTTCCAATTCCCCACCCATAAAATACTATCATTCTGTATTTGAAGTGATGAAATTAAATTAGAAGATATATCAAAGTTATTTTCTTGTTTATAGTTGTGGATAAATGTTCCATTTTTTAAAATATTAATACCTCCTCCATACGTACCAACAACATACTCTCCATTACTTCTTTCAACCATAGTTGTAATGCTATTATGACTGAGCCCACTAATTCCATCAGCTAAATAAATTTCAAATATCTCTTTTACGGTATCAAACTTATTTAACCCTTGATCTGTCATAATCCACAAATCACCGTTACTATCAACAAACAATGATTGAATAAAATTATTAGAAATGGAATTTTTATTCTCTATTGAATGCCTAAATGTTTTATAATTTTTACCATCAAATCTACACAACCCATCATTAGTTGCAATCCAAATATACCCAACAGAATCTTGGACAATAGAATTTATAATATTATTTGGCAACCCATCTTCTACAGTAATAGAATTGAATTTTAATTTAGGCGGTAGTTTATCTTGTGCAAATAAAGTTACCCCAATAATTAAAAATACAATTAAAAGTATTTTTCTATTAATGTCTATAAAAAATGAATTAATAAATTTTGAACTATTCAATATCTCAATTTTTAATTAAAAAAAACAAATCTAATTCAATAATAACAATTTCAACCTTATAATTGAAAATTTGAGCAAATAGCACCTTATATTTGAGCAAATTTTACACCTTATTCAAGCTATACTATCGGTAATTTTATCCTATTAAATTTCTAAACCAAAATTTTTAAAAATGACTAGTAAACTATTTTTTCGGATAATTTTATCCACAGTATTATTTTCATTTTTTATTTTTACATCATGCGATGATGATGACGAAATAAATGATGCTACAAACCCTAACATTTCTAATTTAACAACAGCTATTAGTTCAGCTCCCGGATTAGAATTTGTTTTTGAAGGAACCATTTCTGATGATAATGGTATAGAAAATATAAACATTAACTACGATAATTGGTACCTAGATAAATATATTACTTTTGACAACCCTCTAAAAGAGTATAACTTAAATTATAAGTTTTTAGTGCCTGCTGAAGAACAAGCAAACAGTTCTCACACCTTAAAAATTTCAGCTACAGATGTAGGAGGAAACGTAAGCACTTATGATGTTGTTGTTACTTTAGATTACGACACTACTTTACCAGTAATAACATTTACATCGCCAATTAGTGGCACTTCTAGCACCGTTGGTGACCTAGTTGATTTAAATATAAATTTTTCTGATAATAAAGCACTTGACTCTGTTATTGTAATGAATGAAAGTTTAAACTATGAGGTTAAACTAAAAATGCCAGAAAACACTCTAAACTATAACTTTACAGATTCAATTGAAATACCTTTAACAGATATATCTGGGGCAATTGAGTTTACTGCTATCGGTATTGATAAAACTGGAAATACAAACGCAACTTATTCTACAGTTCTTGTTGGAGCAAAAGATGAAATATTTAATATGTATGCAGTTGGAGGTTCTACCTGGTATGGATGGGATCCTAGCAAAGCAACTGAAATGTGGAAAAACCCAGATAATAATGATTGGTTTGTTATAGAATATTACTACACAGTAGGTAATGGAATAAAATTTATAGGTCAATTAGATTGGGAACCTAACAATTGGGGAACTGATCCTAATGACAACTCTAAAATTATAAACTCACAAAGTAGTGGTACTATTGAATTTGCTGAAGATGGCTATTACCATGTAGAGTTTAATCCATATACATTAGAATATACCTATGAAAAAATGGAAGTAGACGTAGATGTTAAAGAAAACATGTACTTAATGGGTAATGGATTTGCTGGCTACGATTTAGATTGGAACCCTGCAGATGCTATTCCAATGGAAAAAGATAGCAACGGAAATCCTTATGTTTTTACAATCAATATTGAAATTACAGAAGATACTTCATTAAAATTTATTGGACAAACAGATGGTTGGGGACCATTTGATTGTGGCTTTGAAGTTGGTGGTGAAACAATAATACCCGTAAATTATGTTAAATGTAAATCTGGAGATGGGTCACAAGATTTAAAATTTAAAGATCAAGCGGGTACATACACCGTCACATTCGATTACTTTTTACTAAGAGCAACAATTCACGAATATAATTAAGTTTTAGTATTTATACCACGAAAAACAATTAGTGTTTTTCGTGGTATTCAAAAAAACAAACACACATTAAATTAAACCATAAATTTATGAAGCTAATGAGAACATTCACTTCTTTAATTTTGAGCATATTTTTACTTGTAGGAGGAACAATATTCGCTCAACAAAAACAAATAACCGGAACAGTAACTTCAAGTGGAGAACCAATGCCTGGTGTATCCATTTTAGTAAAAGGAACCTCTACTGGAGTTTCAACTGATTTTGATGGAAATTATACTATTTCTGCAAATAACACAGACACTTTAATCTTTTCGTATATAGGTTTTTTACCTCAAGAAATTGTTGTAGCAAACACATCAACTATAGATGTTGATTTAATTGCTAGTACAGAACAATTAGATGAAGTTGTATTAATTGGATACGGATCCGTAAAAAAGAAAGATTTAACAAGTGCCATTTCAACCGTAAAAGGTGAAGAACTCTCAAAAAGGGTTGTTTCCAACATTCAAGATGCCTTAGCTGGTCAATTACCAGGTGTTCAGGTTTCTTCAAGTGGTGGTAAACCAGGAGCTTCTTCTTCAATAACTATTCGTGGTATTTCAACACTTGGAGACAATACTCCTTTATATGTTGTAGATGATGTGCCTTTAGATGATATTAACTTTTTATCTCCTCAAGACATTGAAAGTGTTCAAGTTTTAAAAGATGCATCTGCGTCGGCTATTTTTGGTTCTAGAGCTTCAAATGGAGTTATAATAATTAGAACAAAACAAGCTAAAACAAATAAAGTAATTGTTTCTTTTGATGCATATACAGGTATACAGTCTGTAGCAAAAGATCCTAGTTTAGCAAACGCTACTGAATATGCTAAAATTTTAAATGCTGCAAGTTTAAATGATGGAGGTAGTTTAATTTATTCTGATCCTGAATCTTTAGGAAACGGCACTAATTGGTGGAATGAAATTACTCAAAACACACCAATCTATAACGCAAACTTATCAATTGCAAAAGCTACTGAAGATATTAAAATATCATCAAGTATTTCTTACCAAGATCAAGAAGGAATTATAAAAGGAAGTGACTTTAATAGAGTAACGGCACGTTTAAATACAGAATATAAATTAAACGATAAAGTTACAATTGGAGAAAACTTTACGTTTGCAAACTCAAAAACTAAAAATGGTCCAGATTTAGTTTGGAATGCACATAGATTAGAGCCTGTTACAAACCCATACTTAGCAGATTATGAAATAGACGGCTTAAATGAGTATAGTATTTTTTCGCCAACTATTACAGACGTACCAAATGCATTAGGACAATTAGCTAGATCTTATAACGATACTGAATACTCTAGAGCAGTTGGAAACTTCTATGTAAATTGGGAAGCAATTGAAGGTCTTACTTTTAAATCTCAATTTAGCGTTTATTATAGTTCTTGGGAAAATAATTGGTTTTCACCAAACTACTATATAGAAGAAAACGATAAGCTAGAAGTAAACTCTGTAGGAAGAACACACAATAACAAGCTAAATACAACTTGGAATAACACCGTTAATTACCAAAAAGAAATAGACGATCATAGCATTAACCTTTTAGGTGGTGTAATTTTAGAATCTCAAACAGAAAAAACATTAAGTGGTACAGGAGAAAATATTCCTAGTAACCATGAAGATTTAAGATATCTTGATGCAGCAACTGAAGGATTTTTTACCACTGGAAATAATGAAAAGTACAGTTTAATATCGTACATAGGACGTGGAAATTACTCTTACAAAAGTAAATATCTATTAACTGCAACTGTAAGAGCTGATGGATCAAGCCTTTTCCCTGACGGCAACAAATGGGGAGTATTCCCTTCAGTATCTGCTGCCTGGGTTACTTCTGATGAAGATTTTATGCAAAATGTATCTTGGATTAGTTCATTAAAAACTCGTGTAGGATGGGGACAAATTGGAAATGACAACAGAAATTCTATTCCAATTAACGCAAGGCTAACAACTATTGGTAATGAATACTATACTTTAGGAGATGACCAACAAGTTATATTAGGAACAGCACCTGCAAACGTAGGGAATCCATCTATTGAATGGGAAACTGTTGAAGATATGAACTTTGGTATTGACTTAGGTTTATTTAATAGTAGTTTAAATATAAATTTTGATATTTATAAAAGAACTACACACGATATGTTAATGGCAAAAAGTATTCCTGCTTACCTAGGTTCTGGTTACGATGCGCAATGGGCTAATATTGGTAGTTTCGAAACAAAAGGTGTTGATTTAGGTATTACTTATAAAAAACAAATCAATAAATTAAAAACTGCATTTACGCTAAACTTATCAAGTTATGATGCAACTGTAGTTGAATTAGCTGATGGAGAAGCTATTTGGAATGGAAATCACCAACGTTTAAATAGCTTAACTTATACTGCAGAAGGTCAAACTCCTGGATTATTTTATGGATTTGTAACTGATGGAATTTTTCAAAATGAAACAGAAATTAATAGCCATTCAGATAACGCTGGAAATATTATTCAACCATATGCACAACCAGGTGATTTTAGATTTAAAGATTTAAATGGTGATGGAACATTAGACGATGATGACAGACAAGTTATTGGAGACCCAACTCCAGATTTTTCATTCGGATTTAATATGCAATTTAACTACAACAATTTTGATTTAAACATTTTATTTACTGGTAAATACGGAAATGACATGTTAAACGCTTTAAACCCATATTTAATGAGTGGTAGTGGTACTTATAACTCATATGCTGGTTTATTAGATAAAGCATGGAGTGGTGAAGGTTCAACGAATTCTCAACCTCGTTTATCAAATGATGATCCAAATCAAAACTTTAGATATTCTGACTATTATATAGAAGATGGTTCATTTATTAGACTAACTAATTTACAATTAGGGTATAATTTAGACGACAGCATTATTGAAAGTTTAGGACTTACAAGAGCTAGAGTTTATATGAGTGGTGAAAACTTATTTACAGCTACTTCATTTAGTGGTTTAGATCCAGATATTAGTGGTTCTGCTACACAAAGTGGTATAGACTGGGGACACTATCCTTTACCAAGAACTATAAATGTTGGTGTTAACTTATCGTTTTAATTTTAAAAATGTACACAATGAAAATTATTAAACACATACTATTTATTTTTATCGGTTTGAACATCGTTTCTTGTTCAGACTATATTGATAACGAAATAACAGGAGAACAAAATTTAGATACATACTATTCTAACTATACCGAAAGCAACAAAGCTGTTTTAGGTTGTTATGCTTCTCTTAGCCCACAAGATTGGTGGCAAACAGACTTCTTTTGGTTAGTTGGTGATATTTGCTCTGACGATGCTTTTAAAGGAAACACAAACGAAGGAGACCAAAGAGATTTTGGAAATTTAGCAGATTTTAACATCACATCTTCAAACGAATGGTTAGATAGTAAATGGAGATATACCTACCAAGGAATTTTTAGAACTAACTTGGCAATTACAAGAATCCCTGAAGCGCCAATTGAAGAAGAAGAAATAAATGCACTTGTAGCTGAAGCTAAATTTTTACGTGCTGTTTTTTATTTTGAATTGGTAAAAAACTGGGGAGGAGTTCCATTATTAACCGAACCAATTTCTGTAAGTGAAGCTAATTTAGAAAGAGCTACTGAAGAAGAAGTTTGGGCACTAATTGAAAGTGATTTAAATGATGCTTTAGATTATTTACCATTAAAATCGCAACAAGCTTCTACAGATAAAGGAAGAGCTACTAAAGGAGCAGCAATTGCTTACTTAGCAAAAGCTGCTTTATATCAAAAAAACTATACAGAAGCTCAAAGTTTAGCCAATGAAGTAATTACTTCTGGAGAGTACAATTTAAACGATGCTTTTAAAGATGTTTGGAGCGTTGCAAACCCTAATGGAAGTGGTTCTATTTTTGAAATCCAAAACTCATACAGCGATCTTTATGATACTGGTAATGCCTTACCTGTTTTATCCCGTAGTAGAGCCGATGGTGGTTGGGGGTTTGGTACACCAAGTAGTAATTTAGATAACTTTATGGCTGGTGACCCTAGACGTGATTTTACAATTATTAAACAAGGTGATTATGTAAATGAAGAATATCCTTCATACGATACAAAACCTTCAGAAAATATGACTGGTAGAATTAACAGAAAATACTTTTTGAATTCTGAAGATCGTCCTGAAAAATCTGAACACAAAAGATCTCCTCTAAATCATATTTTATTTAGATATGCCGATTTATTATTAATGCACGCAGAAGCCGCTTATTATAATGGAGATGAAAATTCAGCTTTAATTTCTTTAAACAAAGTAAGAGCTAGAGTTGATTTAGATGATATATCAGCTACAGGACAAGGTTTATTAACTGCTATCTATAACGAAAGAAGAATGGAATTAGCAATGGAAGGTCATCGTTATTATGATTTAAAAAGAACAGATAGGTTAACAGAAGCTATGGCAGCATTTTCTAATTACAACTTAAACGAAAGTACAGATGAGTACGATGCTGGTAATGATGAAGGAAAATATTATAAAGCTGAAATTCATTCTTTATTTCCAATACCAATTTCAGAAATTAATTTGTCTCAAGGAAGAATAACACAAAATCCTGGATACTAAATATAAAGAAACCGTCTTAATAGACTAAAAACTCGTCATTCTGAATCAATCACAAAACAACATCAAAGTGTAATTCAGAATGACGAAAATTTTACTTTAAGACAAGTTCCTTAAAACAAAATAGATAAAACTATTATTTATAACACATTATACTAATAATAATGAA includes the following:
- a CDS encoding SusF/SusE family outer membrane protein, with amino-acid sequence MTSKLFFRIILSTVLFSFFIFTSCDDDDEINDATNPNISNLTTAISSAPGLEFVFEGTISDDNGIENININYDNWYLDKYITFDNPLKEYNLNYKFLVPAEEQANSSHTLKISATDVGGNVSTYDVVVTLDYDTTLPVITFTSPISGTSSTVGDLVDLNINFSDNKALDSVIVMNESLNYEVKLKMPENTLNYNFTDSIEIPLTDISGAIEFTAIGIDKTGNTNATYSTVLVGAKDEIFNMYAVGGSTWYGWDPSKATEMWKNPDNNDWFVIEYYYTVGNGIKFIGQLDWEPNNWGTDPNDNSKIINSQSSGTIEFAEDGYYHVEFNPYTLEYTYEKMEVDVDVKENMYLMGNGFAGYDLDWNPADAIPMEKDSNGNPYVFTINIEITEDTSLKFIGQTDGWGPFDCGFEVGGETIIPVNYVKCKSGDGSQDLKFKDQAGTYTVTFDYFLLRATIHEYN
- a CDS encoding RagB/SusD family nutrient uptake outer membrane protein, yielding MKIIKHILFIFIGLNIVSCSDYIDNEITGEQNLDTYYSNYTESNKAVLGCYASLSPQDWWQTDFFWLVGDICSDDAFKGNTNEGDQRDFGNLADFNITSSNEWLDSKWRYTYQGIFRTNLAITRIPEAPIEEEEINALVAEAKFLRAVFYFELVKNWGGVPLLTEPISVSEANLERATEEEVWALIESDLNDALDYLPLKSQQASTDKGRATKGAAIAYLAKAALYQKNYTEAQSLANEVITSGEYNLNDAFKDVWSVANPNGSGSIFEIQNSYSDLYDTGNALPVLSRSRADGGWGFGTPSSNLDNFMAGDPRRDFTIIKQGDYVNEEYPSYDTKPSENMTGRINRKYFLNSEDRPEKSEHKRSPLNHILFRYADLLLMHAEAAYYNGDENSALISLNKVRARVDLDDISATGQGLLTAIYNERRMELAMEGHRYYDLKRTDRLTEAMAAFSNYNLNESTDEYDAGNDEGKYYKAEIHSLFPIPISEINLSQGRITQNPGY
- a CDS encoding hybrid sensor histidine kinase/response regulator transcription factor; the protein is MNSSKFINSFFIDINRKILLIVFLIIGVTLFAQDKLPPKLKFNSITVEDGLPNNIINSIVQDSVGYIWIATNDGLCRFDGKNYKTFRHSIENKNSISNNFIQSLFVDSNGDLWIMTDQGLNKFDTVKEIFEIYLADGISGLSHNSITTMVERSNGEYVVGTYGGGINILKNGTFIHNYKQENNFDISSNLISSLQIQNDSILWVGNWKKGLNKINLESKKVTNFNYGIDEITSSGEINTLYLDKEGYLWIGTNAGLTIYNTKNEAYFKINLENCRSFSDNDILSIFEDNEGVVWLGTRNSGIIKGKRNEILSKKEKNTFVNYFPNSFDDSVNYRSVSSFYQDNQDNIWIGTHLLGVNVVNPNGESLRLYNNLAKDNSKSSTKSTWGISEDTNNNIWVGTDGGGLYKFNPFTNNVEKFLHNPLDNTSISDNAILSSCFDSNGNLWIGTYAGGLNVLKSGSTKFTHYKKGLSNKNLNSNDIRVIFEDSKQRIWIGTNGGGLHLYKPETDDFNFITEVGWLDIRAITEDLNGNLWIGTFGTGILSFNYEKNKIETYPEYDSLKAHIVFDVEFVSEEDLWIGTRFKGLIHFNLKTKKVTQYTETNGLSNNTVKAIVVESKSKLLLSTNNGVNLFNTEDEEFDSFVSANGVRVGSFNGNSGFLSKNGYAVFGGLNGLNIFYPNEIYKDYNPLKIIFTDFKLFNTSINVSNEINKTPLKQSLSKVKEIELAYNQDVITIEYAALNFPSSRGINYEYILENYDTHWNKVGATTSATYRNLSHGEYVFKVRLAHEVGNKDQQIATVKIIINPPFWLTLPAVLMYIISISFIIFVVLKYYANQIKLQNSLFYTQILREQEKDLNKERFRFFTNFSHELRTPLTLILGPISDILREEKNGKNTSKLKLIKRNSQILLELINKMLEFRKSETEHNHLEIGKYNFTHFLKEISSNFEFYAVQKEIQFIIEIEKEYYAWFDYKKIQLVIFNLLSNAFKYTPKGGEIKITIQETTGTILLKIADSGLGIKQEALDSIFNLYYHKDNADAIEGTGIGLALCKKLMDLHEGEILVESKIGVGSCFKIELFKNKEHFSKIKNVEFVESGNFIIQKPFIDETDIMHNEPVQFNFNKNDKVVLIVDDNLDIINYLGEILSVNFKVISAINGKEGVEKAFEIIPDLIISDIMMPEKSGMNLCKELKNSEKTSHVPIILLTAKLGESDRLEGVEIGADDYITKPFDSNFLMAKIESLFQNRKKLIQFYSTSKKENLEQNQLKENVEDKFLAKLEKLVLDKSTSGDVLIPEIAKELGYSRSSLYRKVKAVTGASVSDFVKRVRLNKAAKLLLENNYNVSQAAFDAGFNDVKYFSVSFKKQFGITPSKYKTTTNKK
- a CDS encoding SusC/RagA family TonB-linked outer membrane protein — its product is MKLMRTFTSLILSIFLLVGGTIFAQQKQITGTVTSSGEPMPGVSILVKGTSTGVSTDFDGNYTISANNTDTLIFSYIGFLPQEIVVANTSTIDVDLIASTEQLDEVVLIGYGSVKKKDLTSAISTVKGEELSKRVVSNIQDALAGQLPGVQVSSSGGKPGASSSITIRGISTLGDNTPLYVVDDVPLDDINFLSPQDIESVQVLKDASASAIFGSRASNGVIIIRTKQAKTNKVIVSFDAYTGIQSVAKDPSLANATEYAKILNAASLNDGGSLIYSDPESLGNGTNWWNEITQNTPIYNANLSIAKATEDIKISSSISYQDQEGIIKGSDFNRVTARLNTEYKLNDKVTIGENFTFANSKTKNGPDLVWNAHRLEPVTNPYLADYEIDGLNEYSIFSPTITDVPNALGQLARSYNDTEYSRAVGNFYVNWEAIEGLTFKSQFSVYYSSWENNWFSPNYYIEENDKLEVNSVGRTHNNKLNTTWNNTVNYQKEIDDHSINLLGGVILESQTEKTLSGTGENIPSNHEDLRYLDAATEGFFTTGNNEKYSLISYIGRGNYSYKSKYLLTATVRADGSSLFPDGNKWGVFPSVSAAWVTSDEDFMQNVSWISSLKTRVGWGQIGNDNRNSIPINARLTTIGNEYYTLGDDQQVILGTAPANVGNPSIEWETVEDMNFGIDLGLFNSSLNINFDIYKRTTHDMLMAKSIPAYLGSGYDAQWANIGSFETKGVDLGITYKKQINKLKTAFTLNLSSYDATVVELADGEAIWNGNHQRLNSLTYTAEGQTPGLFYGFVTDGIFQNETEINSHSDNAGNIIQPYAQPGDFRFKDLNGDGTLDDDDRQVIGDPTPDFSFGFNMQFNYNNFDLNILFTGKYGNDMLNALNPYLMSGSGTYNSYAGLLDKAWSGEGSTNSQPRLSNDDPNQNFRYSDYYIEDGSFIRLTNLQLGYNLDDSIIESLGLTRARVYMSGENLFTATSFSGLDPDISGSATQSGIDWGHYPLPRTINVGVNLSF